Proteins co-encoded in one Synergistaceae bacterium genomic window:
- a CDS encoding PD-(D/E)XK nuclease family protein yields MSLEVESYYNISEKQFRLVQLYNNLSERAVFLVPSGLDKEPLLQMISDRGSFFGRRPSIWTWGEFYRETSPLDNKKTRRVIDPPDHNLIIRYILGIYLKEMRDKGVSLPAGVTHRGFVSVLGDNIKDLLAEEVSPEHLSAALFAEEEDPSAPEAILHRLYSDYIEYLLANTIADNAQMPTLIKESLSGENVSVFVRNHVFIPVGFLSFTGAQIKLIRDLGDITECILILPETGLDNFHDAIKQSGCEYKERPIWTTNIVEMYANNSHLQFDAIARELALWAHGAGGFDKLGELGDYGDVGIMIAPRHLRNIENSLARYKIPFNTQVRGSVGETQLGGLPKMIWDAYKSGWNTNNTSFLLSNPLICGDDFDAAGSRRSFPEGYDAWAKFLNGRPREIFESMSILCSGLSDGGYPADILRLWRDFLSKLEIADHTAELIGEEISLDNVVKDLSSSLTELDKKIEILEDIKRDIGEAAKIPMQGGEAVSYLLDWSRTATLPISLPQSRSVTIYAGSPPVLTFHRYWIMTDVDYNTWPGKLRESPLLRNEYKQKINSDAENRCREHEGPALHIPDIHDEREQKEALFRRLIATGIKGTVITRSLTDSSDRPVGESQFMAALFDQKSKNRKWVRLEPVVAYPLSRSLPGNGDYCFPDAEVSIIEGKINRGDLPRKGVLAQEADADPIVSLSSLDDWIACPYRYWCGNILRLSMPLRDIFDTAKAGIFLHSLWKMAWEDYLGKRRSFIILIEAHWQEALKKEYPELADDPRLKRHQERLKKQVLSLAELQNDIEDAITGRIKVELEFTLPDYKVDGVIFRGRSDRIDFYKDGAVVLDYKSNKASQHLNELQLAAYSVILREKCALEPLGYGWLGHRDGLLKGYFADDLIRETYHAPRSGRPNEKNLGKFIAEAGTAMDMMSAAVRSGEFPALYDSDKCRICEFYPLCRKREDPYYGSDYDSAEQGGDMDD; encoded by the coding sequence ATGTCTTTAGAGGTTGAATCTTATTACAACATCTCCGAGAAACAGTTTCGCCTTGTGCAGCTTTACAATAATCTTAGTGAACGGGCAGTTTTTCTTGTCCCTTCAGGTCTGGACAAAGAGCCTCTGCTGCAGATGATCTCCGACCGCGGCTCATTCTTCGGCAGGCGTCCTTCCATATGGACATGGGGCGAATTTTACCGTGAAACCTCGCCTCTTGACAATAAAAAGACCAGGAGAGTTATCGATCCCCCGGACCATAACCTCATCATCCGATATATCCTTGGCATTTACCTCAAAGAGATGAGGGATAAGGGGGTCAGCCTTCCTGCAGGTGTCACCCATAGAGGGTTTGTATCTGTTCTTGGAGATAACATAAAAGACCTGCTGGCTGAGGAAGTTTCGCCGGAACATCTGAGCGCAGCCCTGTTTGCGGAAGAGGAAGATCCTTCGGCGCCTGAGGCTATACTTCATCGCCTGTATTCGGATTATATAGAGTACCTTCTTGCCAATACGATCGCAGATAATGCACAGATGCCTACGCTTATTAAAGAATCTTTAAGCGGAGAGAATGTTTCTGTATTTGTCCGGAACCATGTATTTATACCGGTTGGCTTTCTTTCTTTCACCGGAGCACAGATCAAGCTTATAAGGGACCTTGGCGATATTACAGAATGTATTCTGATTTTGCCGGAAACCGGGCTTGATAATTTTCATGATGCGATAAAACAGTCGGGATGTGAATATAAAGAGAGGCCGATATGGACGACTAACATCGTAGAGATGTATGCCAATAATTCACACCTGCAGTTTGACGCGATTGCACGTGAACTTGCCCTTTGGGCGCATGGAGCGGGGGGATTCGATAAGCTTGGAGAGCTGGGGGACTACGGAGATGTCGGCATTATGATTGCACCCCGCCACCTCCGTAATATCGAAAATTCTCTCGCGCGTTATAAAATCCCCTTTAACACCCAGGTCCGCGGTTCTGTCGGTGAAACGCAGCTCGGAGGGCTTCCAAAGATGATATGGGATGCATATAAATCGGGCTGGAACACTAATAATACCTCATTTTTACTTTCAAACCCGTTGATCTGCGGTGACGATTTTGACGCTGCCGGAAGCAGGAGATCCTTCCCGGAGGGCTATGATGCATGGGCTAAATTCTTAAACGGCAGGCCGCGCGAGATATTTGAGTCCATGAGTATTCTTTGCTCGGGTCTTTCTGATGGCGGTTACCCCGCAGACATCCTCAGGCTTTGGAGGGATTTTCTTTCTAAACTTGAAATAGCTGATCATACGGCAGAATTGATCGGCGAGGAGATATCGCTTGACAATGTTGTCAAAGATTTGTCGTCCAGCCTCACGGAATTGGATAAAAAAATCGAGATACTGGAAGATATAAAAAGAGACATAGGAGAAGCCGCCAAAATACCTATGCAAGGCGGCGAGGCCGTCTCCTACCTGCTTGACTGGAGCCGCACGGCTACTTTGCCCATATCCCTCCCTCAGAGCCGCTCTGTAACGATCTATGCAGGATCACCTCCTGTTTTGACTTTTCATCGCTACTGGATAATGACCGACGTGGATTACAACACATGGCCGGGAAAGCTGCGCGAATCACCGCTTCTTCGCAATGAATACAAACAGAAAATCAACTCTGACGCAGAAAACAGGTGCAGGGAGCATGAGGGACCAGCCCTGCACATACCGGATATACACGATGAGAGGGAACAGAAAGAGGCTCTTTTCAGGAGACTGATCGCGACTGGCATCAAAGGTACGGTCATCACCCGATCTCTGACGGACTCAAGCGACAGGCCGGTGGGCGAATCACAGTTTATGGCGGCTCTCTTTGATCAGAAATCCAAAAATAGGAAATGGGTCAGGCTTGAACCGGTTGTTGCATACCCCCTCTCTCGCTCGTTGCCGGGTAACGGAGACTACTGTTTCCCGGACGCTGAGGTCAGTATCATAGAGGGTAAAATAAACAGAGGAGATCTGCCGCGAAAGGGTGTCCTCGCGCAGGAAGCCGATGCTGATCCAATTGTATCCCTGAGCTCACTTGATGACTGGATAGCCTGCCCGTATCGCTATTGGTGCGGGAACATCCTGCGGCTCTCTATGCCGTTGAGGGATATTTTTGACACTGCAAAAGCTGGGATTTTTCTTCATTCGCTATGGAAGATGGCATGGGAGGATTATCTTGGAAAACGCCGCAGTTTCATAATACTTATTGAGGCGCATTGGCAGGAGGCACTGAAAAAAGAATATCCTGAACTTGCCGATGACCCGAGGCTCAAAAGACATCAGGAACGGCTGAAAAAACAGGTACTCTCACTGGCAGAGCTTCAGAATGATATAGAAGATGCGATAACGGGAAGAATAAAAGTCGAACTTGAATTTACGCTGCCCGATTATAAAGTTGACGGTGTCATATTCAGAGGGCGCAGCGACAGGATAGACTTTTACAAAGATGGGGCCGTAGTCCTTGATTACAAGTCAAACAAAGCATCCCAGCACCTGAATGAACTTCAGCTTGCAGCCTATTCTGTTATTCTCCGGGAAAAGTGCGCCCTTGAGCCCTTAGGCTATGGATGGCTGGGGCACAGAGACGGTTTGTTGAAGGGATATTTTGCCGATGACTTGATCCGCGAAACATATCACGCCCCAAGGTCTGGCAGGCCCAATGAAAAGAACCTTGGCAAATTCATTGCCGAAGCCGGAACGGCTATGGATATGATGTCTGCTGCGGTAAGGTCAGGGGAATTTCCGGCACTTTATGATTCAGACAAATGCAGGATATGTGAATTTTATCCTCTCTGCAGGAAGCGGGAAGATCCTTACTATGGATCGGATTATGATTCTGCAGAGCAGGGAGGCGACATGGATGACTGA
- a CDS encoding UvrD-helicase domain-containing protein, with protein sequence MTDDKVRGSSWCDAITGLPEQMDAITSTASLTVVSAGAGTGKTQTLSQRFAWLLANDPECRVDQILVLTFTEKAAREMQSRIRETIIDWHRCYPEELSHLSVSIRFIEDAYISTIHSFAMKIIRESGLVLNLDPEAVIVPAPKEEVWWNDFSSALGSVSEVQLLSLLSDEWKARAEELFADENFSDFVNSYSPAKLAEAAKDAAETLGSCGRNPEDLWDQSMELLLQDVAEKQGIFRGIWDLWQENVFPAVREFLYSKPDKSFEKLRDIAIEFSGKEPTNENIEEFARLLLFEGLAKLPGNSKQKAAIEDALQSKLKSWRDDTAKDVLMATIPSERENVLLSLLNRTCSIGWQCWESLRHRDGILSHNDLIRYAGDVLLKTPEYGTKFRHILIDEFQDTDGLQDNLIRALWREGVNTLFVVGDLKQSIYRFRHADLSIFQRYIDMAKQSEDKYYKYITLDKSFRTRNALIERFNSIFGEIWKRGLEEGTSMIYEPLAGPVSVPWWERRNEEVIEPVMEVLLSIETREFDPSRKNNKWASVEKKADIRIRLFKELAAKITEMHENGVKVWDKTIKEEYKFRSVRWKDIAVLVPTRTLYPVLERAFESSGVPYVLCTSKDYFSRGEVADIINLISLLAEPENPLYLAGWLASPFSGVEPDDVQKYILSADRIRRTMEPISLADVLRAEAPAVWEGIMRLKKFAELRGVGDAILEIQKTPAYLKAFDPEQRRRVNANLSSLADLAAEYEMSQGSTLLGCAEYLQFAVSEARQKEEPDVTDEDQDAVNILTIHSSKGLEYPIVAVAGIEDAVRLSAGINISVRYGVVTSKLPDFMMEAEEKEVRTVSGTWYAEKEKKSALAEKERLWYVAVTRARDRLLLCGTAYRDGRTCDILPPDETSFLGQVTAANGSERKMCDIVYFERGEESTFPYKKAKVREEGNILLKLKTVSPAKLARISASAYAMLSWCPTAYRIAYRQGRDMQWTLKGGEGSSGAEFGSLAHWILSRWDFKEETIPLWLPQSDSPYFESALRKVPFDLRHEFKSNKTRRELGAILGEYALSTEGTSLAGLMVGPGSKLIMRETPFRVQDGDLLLVGATDIFWEDINGIHVRDWKTTSEEIAPSEYYVRQLLFYCYAIWKFRQKGKIETASIEAAINYLRPSGSKKEPIFLTTDRFNEEGSRIHKAAEAALSGKFIKNNEHCGTCPWRAYCGK encoded by the coding sequence ATGACTGATGATAAAGTCCGCGGATCAAGCTGGTGTGATGCGATAACAGGCCTGCCGGAGCAGATGGACGCTATAACAAGTACTGCTTCTCTGACCGTTGTCAGCGCGGGGGCGGGGACTGGCAAGACTCAGACTCTCTCTCAGCGTTTCGCGTGGCTTCTTGCCAATGATCCTGAGTGCAGGGTGGATCAGATACTTGTCCTAACGTTTACCGAGAAGGCGGCAAGGGAGATGCAGTCACGTATAAGGGAAACGATAATAGACTGGCACAGGTGTTATCCCGAGGAACTTTCCCACCTCAGCGTGAGTATCCGTTTCATTGAGGACGCCTATATTTCGACTATTCATTCCTTTGCGATGAAGATAATCCGTGAATCGGGCCTTGTGCTTAATCTTGACCCGGAGGCGGTAATTGTACCGGCTCCGAAGGAGGAAGTCTGGTGGAACGATTTTTCATCAGCTCTTGGTTCTGTCTCAGAAGTTCAGCTTTTAAGCCTGCTTTCCGACGAATGGAAAGCCAGGGCGGAAGAGTTGTTTGCCGATGAGAATTTCAGTGATTTTGTGAACTCATATAGCCCGGCAAAACTTGCCGAGGCCGCAAAGGATGCTGCGGAAACACTGGGGAGCTGCGGTAGAAATCCTGAAGACCTGTGGGATCAGTCTATGGAGCTCCTACTTCAGGACGTTGCAGAAAAACAGGGAATATTCAGAGGAATATGGGATTTGTGGCAGGAAAATGTCTTTCCCGCCGTGAGAGAATTTTTGTACAGTAAACCGGACAAGAGCTTCGAGAAGCTCAGGGATATTGCCATAGAATTCAGCGGCAAAGAGCCTACCAATGAAAATATAGAGGAATTTGCGAGGCTTTTGCTCTTTGAGGGTCTTGCAAAACTGCCCGGCAATTCGAAACAAAAGGCTGCGATCGAGGATGCACTGCAGTCCAAGCTGAAGTCCTGGCGCGACGATACCGCGAAGGATGTACTTATGGCTACCATACCTTCAGAGAGGGAGAATGTCCTTCTCTCCCTGCTGAACCGCACATGCTCAATAGGCTGGCAGTGCTGGGAATCGCTGCGGCACAGGGATGGGATACTCTCGCATAATGACCTTATACGATATGCCGGAGATGTGCTTTTAAAAACTCCTGAGTACGGAACAAAATTCAGGCACATACTAATAGACGAATTCCAGGATACGGACGGACTTCAGGACAACCTGATACGCGCTCTGTGGAGGGAAGGTGTAAATACACTCTTTGTCGTAGGCGATCTCAAGCAGTCCATATATCGATTCAGACATGCTGATTTAAGTATATTCCAGAGATATATCGACATGGCAAAGCAGTCTGAAGACAAATATTACAAATATATAACCCTTGACAAAAGCTTCAGGACAAGAAATGCGCTTATTGAAAGGTTCAACTCGATATTTGGTGAGATATGGAAGAGAGGTCTTGAAGAAGGCACTTCAATGATATATGAGCCTCTTGCCGGACCAGTCTCCGTCCCCTGGTGGGAGCGCAGAAACGAAGAGGTCATCGAGCCTGTGATGGAGGTCCTTTTATCTATCGAGACAAGGGAATTTGATCCGTCCCGTAAGAATAATAAATGGGCGTCAGTTGAGAAAAAAGCGGACATCAGAATCAGGCTGTTTAAGGAACTGGCTGCTAAAATTACAGAAATGCACGAAAACGGCGTAAAGGTATGGGATAAGACGATCAAAGAGGAATATAAGTTCAGATCGGTGCGTTGGAAAGACATAGCCGTCCTTGTGCCGACCAGGACGCTTTACCCCGTTCTGGAGCGTGCATTTGAGTCTTCAGGGGTCCCGTACGTTCTTTGCACGAGCAAGGATTATTTTTCCCGTGGAGAAGTGGCGGACATTATCAATCTTATCTCGCTGCTGGCCGAGCCGGAAAACCCTTTGTACCTTGCGGGTTGGCTCGCGTCACCGTTCAGTGGCGTAGAACCTGATGACGTGCAGAAATATATCCTTTCGGCAGACCGGATCAGAAGAACGATGGAACCAATTTCTCTTGCGGATGTGCTGAGAGCCGAAGCTCCTGCCGTGTGGGAAGGGATCATGCGGCTTAAGAAGTTCGCGGAACTTCGCGGTGTCGGAGATGCGATACTTGAAATACAAAAAACACCGGCCTATCTGAAGGCTTTTGATCCCGAACAGCGCAGGCGTGTCAACGCCAATCTGTCAAGTCTCGCCGATCTTGCCGCAGAGTATGAGATGTCGCAGGGAAGCACTCTTTTGGGCTGTGCCGAATATTTACAGTTCGCAGTCAGCGAGGCCCGGCAGAAAGAGGAGCCCGATGTCACCGACGAGGATCAGGATGCAGTTAACATTCTTACCATACATTCCTCAAAGGGGCTCGAATACCCTATTGTAGCAGTCGCCGGAATTGAGGATGCAGTCCGTCTGTCCGCGGGAATTAATATTTCTGTGAGGTATGGAGTTGTTACTTCAAAACTGCCCGATTTTATGATGGAAGCGGAAGAAAAAGAAGTGAGGACGGTTTCGGGTACATGGTACGCGGAAAAAGAGAAAAAGTCCGCACTTGCAGAGAAGGAACGGCTATGGTATGTGGCGGTTACAAGGGCAAGGGATCGTCTGTTGCTTTGCGGGACAGCATACAGAGACGGCAGGACCTGTGATATTTTACCTCCTGATGAGACAAGCTTCCTTGGACAGGTCACTGCTGCCAACGGATCAGAGCGAAAAATGTGTGATATTGTGTATTTTGAGCGAGGAGAGGAAAGCACTTTTCCCTATAAAAAAGCAAAAGTTAGAGAGGAGGGGAATATACTCCTTAAGCTAAAAACAGTCTCGCCCGCAAAACTTGCGCGCATATCAGCCTCTGCCTATGCGATGCTCTCATGGTGCCCTACAGCATATAGGATTGCCTACAGGCAGGGAAGAGATATGCAATGGACGCTCAAGGGAGGCGAGGGCAGCAGTGGTGCAGAATTTGGCAGTCTTGCCCACTGGATACTCTCGCGCTGGGATTTTAAGGAAGAAACTATCCCTCTTTGGCTTCCGCAATCAGACAGTCCATATTTTGAATCGGCACTAAGAAAGGTCCCTTTTGATCTGAGACATGAATTTAAGTCGAACAAAACAAGAAGAGAACTCGGAGCGATACTTGGCGAATATGCTTTAAGCACAGAGGGGACAAGTCTTGCAGGGCTCATGGTTGGTCCGGGATCAAAACTGATAATGAGGGAGACTCCCTTCCGTGTTCAGGATGGCGATCTGCTACTTGTAGGCGCTACAGACATATTTTGGGAAGATATAAATGGTATCCACGTGAGAGACTGGAAGACGACATCGGAAGAGATTGCCCCAAGCGAATATTATGTGCGGCAGCTTCTATTTTATTGTTATGCGATATGGAAATTCAGACAGAAAGGTAAAATTGAAACTGCTTCAATTGAGGCTGCAATAAACTACCTACGTCCGTCCGGTTCAAAAAAGGAGCCGATTTTTCTAACTACAGACAGGTTTAACGAGGAGGGTTCCAGAATACATAAAGCTGCAGAGGCCGCGCTGTCCGGGAAGTTTATAAAAAATAACGAACACTGCGGTACTTGCCCATGGAGGGCGTATTGCGGAAAATAG
- a CDS encoding V-type ATP synthase subunit I: MALAEMCKGRIAVHKSVADELVGKLQALGCCEFIEQPGTPLDSGALNSLRSKQRHIEELLTDTRFLLRLLEPFEKNKENSLSRMLGDIPVITFSELAAKVDEEKFKAFVVKLREKERKMTERRADISRIKALLAQITLLESIKYPLEFFTTGTDVIGGAVYSVPNNTASEVPLHLAEELGDFIEYQELPGGERDMSVIFAILFRKEDQDKVQNIFSGLSASRVDIPKDFELTAEEEKIRLTVSLEMAEKEETALCTEIASYADEGLDMARYYGDYWTIIHDRLSSMISGMPTEEVFIWSFWMPKEYLKLVEYTIRQYESLIEFTLTEADEGESIPTLLKNPAWSSSIEPLTLMYGTPTYGGVDPTSLMAPFFFLFLGMCFGDAGYGLLLSGIFGYFLVKHRLSPTLRKFFIMLAIGMGCSVIIGALTGSWFGDSITAYPFLSSLVPLKDAVQLLDPMNDPMTMLMISLGLGFTQVIFGLLIAFKSNWSQGERFAALADQGGWIVFLFGLLLTGLGMSGVINGVLAGISKYIAILGALILVMTQGRGKTGIVGKLFSGVLSLYNVTGYLGDVLSYSRLLALGLSSAAIGMVINLLAKLVVGTPYIGILLAVLIFVAGHTFSIAVNLLGAFIHSLRLQYVEFFGKFYDANGKDFTPLCNATQFARLTEDPAVH; encoded by the coding sequence ATGGCTCTTGCCGAGATGTGTAAGGGAAGGATTGCTGTCCATAAATCTGTTGCAGATGAGCTTGTCGGAAAACTGCAGGCGCTTGGTTGCTGTGAATTTATAGAGCAGCCGGGAACTCCTCTGGACAGCGGAGCTTTAAATTCGTTGCGCTCGAAGCAGCGTCACATTGAAGAACTGCTTACAGATACAAGATTTTTGCTTCGTCTTTTGGAACCATTTGAAAAAAATAAGGAAAACTCTCTGTCCAGAATGTTGGGAGATATCCCTGTTATCACTTTTTCTGAGCTTGCAGCTAAAGTAGATGAAGAAAAATTCAAAGCTTTTGTGGTCAAACTGAGGGAAAAAGAGCGAAAAATGACCGAGCGGCGCGCTGATATCTCGCGCATCAAGGCTTTGCTTGCCCAGATAACCCTTCTCGAATCCATAAAATATCCGCTGGAATTTTTCACTACAGGGACTGATGTCATCGGTGGGGCAGTATACAGTGTGCCGAATAATACAGCTTCCGAAGTCCCGTTGCATCTAGCCGAGGAGCTTGGCGATTTTATCGAGTATCAGGAGCTCCCAGGAGGAGAGCGGGATATGAGCGTGATATTCGCAATACTGTTCCGCAAAGAGGACCAGGATAAGGTCCAGAATATATTCTCTGGTCTTTCTGCAAGCAGGGTTGATATACCAAAGGATTTTGAGCTTACGGCAGAGGAAGAGAAGATAAGGCTGACTGTTTCGCTGGAAATGGCGGAGAAAGAAGAAACTGCTCTTTGCACTGAGATCGCTTCATATGCCGATGAAGGGCTTGATATGGCCCGATACTATGGTGATTATTGGACCATAATTCACGATCGGCTTAGTTCTATGATCTCAGGAATGCCTACGGAAGAGGTTTTTATCTGGTCGTTCTGGATGCCGAAAGAATACTTAAAATTAGTCGAATATACGATCCGGCAATATGAATCACTGATAGAGTTTACATTGACAGAGGCGGATGAAGGCGAAAGCATACCAACTTTACTGAAAAACCCAGCGTGGTCATCGTCTATAGAGCCGCTTACGCTTATGTATGGAACTCCAACATACGGCGGAGTTGACCCCACATCTCTCATGGCACCGTTTTTCTTCCTGTTTTTGGGCATGTGCTTCGGTGATGCCGGCTATGGTCTGTTGCTCAGCGGCATATTTGGATATTTCCTTGTTAAGCATCGGCTCTCTCCTACGCTCCGCAAGTTTTTTATAATGCTCGCGATAGGAATGGGCTGCTCTGTAATAATAGGGGCTCTTACCGGTTCCTGGTTTGGAGACAGCATTACGGCATATCCGTTTTTAAGCTCTCTGGTCCCACTTAAGGATGCGGTGCAGCTGCTTGATCCAATGAATGATCCTATGACTATGCTTATGATTTCATTGGGGCTGGGATTCACACAGGTAATATTCGGGCTGCTTATTGCATTTAAAAGTAATTGGAGTCAGGGGGAACGCTTTGCAGCACTTGCTGATCAGGGAGGGTGGATCGTGTTTCTCTTTGGTCTGCTTCTTACCGGGCTCGGCATGTCTGGAGTAATAAACGGTGTCCTTGCCGGAATATCCAAGTATATAGCGATACTGGGAGCACTGATCCTGGTAATGACTCAGGGGAGGGGAAAGACAGGTATTGTCGGGAAATTATTCTCTGGAGTCTTGAGCCTTTACAACGTTACCGGATATCTCGGAGATGTGCTAAGCTACAGCAGGCTTTTGGCCCTCGGGCTAAGCTCTGCTGCCATTGGGATGGTCATCAATCTGCTCGCAAAACTTGTTGTCGGCACTCCTTATATTGGTATACTTCTTGCAGTGCTGATTTTTGTTGCAGGGCATACATTCAGCATAGCTGTTAACCTGCTTGGGGCGTTTATCCACTCATTGAGGCTTCAGTATGTGGAGTTCTTTGGGAAATTCTATGACGCTAATGGCAAAGATTTTACCCCGCTGTGCAATGCCACACAGTTCGCACGGCTTACCGAAGATCCGGCAGTACATTAG
- a CDS encoding V-type ATP synthase subunit K, which translates to METMLATISEQLGPMLVILGAALAVGFAGSGSAWGIGIANEAAAGIMTEDPKKFGYALVLLALPGTQGIYGLLVAVLALQKAGLLGAGGAALSVWQGLGICFACLPIAISGFYSAIWQGKSSAASILMIAKRPEQIGKAVILPAMCETYAVFGLLVSILMLNGIKL; encoded by the coding sequence ATGGAAACAATGCTCGCAACAATTTCCGAACAACTTGGTCCCATGCTTGTCATACTTGGCGCAGCACTGGCAGTTGGATTTGCAGGTTCAGGTTCTGCATGGGGTATTGGAATTGCCAATGAAGCGGCGGCAGGAATCATGACTGAGGATCCAAAGAAATTCGGATACGCGCTGGTTCTTCTTGCACTGCCGGGAACACAGGGCATATACGGCCTTCTTGTCGCCGTACTTGCACTGCAGAAGGCAGGTCTTCTCGGAGCAGGCGGTGCTGCTCTTTCGGTATGGCAGGGTCTTGGTATATGTTTTGCATGTCTTCCCATTGCGATATCAGGTTTCTATTCAGCAATATGGCAGGGGAAGTCATCGGCGGCATCCATACTTATGATTGCCAAACGTCCGGAACAGATCGGTAAGGCCGTCATCCTTCCGGCCATGTGTGAGACATACGCAGTTTTTGGGCTTCTGGTAAGTATTCTGATGCTCAACGGAATCAAACTTTAA
- a CDS encoding V-type ATPase subunit, whose product MSRQEAYGYAVARIRAMEHRLLDAGALQRMIDAEDPASVLKILGETSYASALTSQTGPLNFDKILESDLQVTYDEVRSFVPDKVLVDIMCLHYDFHNVKVLLKSIFNVRSGGKKRWDLLTSLGSYSLDNMIENIESEDYRLLPFGLDSLIPRCISVWDQTKDVLEVERMIDDRLYEVMLQEASELDMPGMKSWVCTRIDGENIRTLVRLKRFNFDCAGARPFLHAGGELDLDLLSSLIAEPFEGWGRTLEFSEFGKVLGSIDATGGFSELILSLEKALDDFYLEKIAISRYSSSAPENIPVYLWAKEMEVKNIRVILVSKANKGDRDILRGLLRHGYV is encoded by the coding sequence ATGTCCCGTCAGGAGGCATATGGTTACGCTGTTGCACGGATCCGTGCGATGGAGCATCGCCTTCTTGATGCCGGTGCTCTGCAGAGAATGATTGATGCTGAAGATCCCGCATCAGTACTCAAGATACTTGGGGAGACATCTTATGCTTCAGCGCTGACGTCCCAGACAGGACCGTTGAACTTTGACAAAATCCTTGAGTCTGATCTTCAAGTGACTTACGATGAAGTTCGGTCCTTTGTGCCCGATAAGGTTCTTGTTGATATTATGTGTCTGCATTATGACTTCCACAATGTGAAAGTTTTGCTGAAGAGCATCTTCAACGTGCGGAGCGGCGGCAAGAAAAGGTGGGATCTCCTTACATCACTTGGCTCCTATTCCTTAGATAACATGATCGAAAACATAGAGTCTGAGGACTACCGGCTACTTCCTTTTGGTCTGGATTCCCTTATTCCTAGGTGCATATCAGTTTGGGACCAGACGAAGGATGTCCTTGAAGTTGAACGCATGATTGACGACAGGCTTTATGAGGTCATGCTCCAAGAGGCATCAGAGCTTGATATGCCGGGGATGAAAAGTTGGGTTTGTACAAGAATAGACGGAGAGAACATCCGCACTCTTGTAAGACTTAAACGGTTCAACTTTGACTGTGCCGGAGCGCGTCCCTTCCTTCACGCAGGGGGAGAGCTCGATCTTGACCTGCTGTCATCACTTATAGCAGAGCCATTTGAGGGCTGGGGAAGAACACTTGAATTCTCAGAATTCGGGAAGGTCCTCGGTTCTATAGATGCAACGGGAGGATTCTCAGAGCTGATATTATCTCTGGAAAAAGCTCTGGATGATTTTTATCTTGAAAAGATTGCTATAAGCAGATACAGCTCGTCTGCACCGGAAAACATACCGGTGTATCTGTGGGCGAAAGAAATGGAAGTAAAGAACATCCGTGTAATCTTAGTCTCTAAGGCAAATAAAGGCGACAGGGACATACTGAGGGGGCTTCTGCGTCATGGCTATGTATGA
- a CDS encoding V-type ATP synthase subunit F, which translates to MAMYDHDSPMAAVGSYDSILPFKAIGLDVVVITEENHDSLAQIMNKFARSGYAALFLEESLFAEYQKDVDEIGESTDMSIIPVPNQSGSMGVGLSSIRHNVERAVGMDIFGVK; encoded by the coding sequence ATGGCTATGTATGATCATGACTCTCCTATGGCTGCGGTAGGAAGCTATGACAGCATACTGCCGTTTAAGGCTATAGGTCTTGACGTTGTTGTTATCACAGAAGAGAACCATGATTCACTCGCGCAAATAATGAATAAATTTGCACGCTCAGGATATGCAGCGCTTTTTTTAGAAGAATCGCTGTTCGCCGAATATCAGAAAGACGTTGATGAAATAGGCGAATCCACTGATATGAGTATAATCCCCGTACCAAACCAGAGCGGTTCCATGGGTGTCGGTCTCAGCTCAATAAGACACAACGTTGAGCGTGCCGTAGGTATGGATATCTTTGGTGTCAAATGA